A region of the Penicillium psychrofluorescens genome assembly, chromosome: 6 genome:
GGCGTCGTCTCTCCGTCCGGCGGGGCATCGGGGGACGGCAGTGCCTGTGCATCTGCCGGGGTcgaggtgatggtgaagcCTCCCGCCTGGGCAATCGATGGGATGTGAACATCTAGCCATTGGCCGGGCAGGAAGGTCAAtggctgttgttgttggtcATTCTGCAGAGGGGTTAGTTCGTTCGCCGATGCGGCTAGCGTGGAGGTGAAACAGGCAAGACAGCGGCTATCGAGAAAATCGGTGCTTCGGAGAATCATGCTAATCCATGTCATggaaaaaaaacatacatTATGATTAATGGCTAGCTGCAGCAGTCGCACCGACTGGTTGACCTGCTCCACATGCGACAGATGCACCGGGTACCGCCTGTTCTGGCGGGGCTCTGCCGCTGTACGCAGCTCGTGGGGGATGGAGTCTTCGCGCGACGACATCATGGCGCGCGACAGGGACCGGGGGTGAAGACGGGCCAGTCGGAAGAATGGCTTCATGGGCGATCGGGGCGTGTCTAGGTGAAAGGGGGAAGTGGGAGGATCAGGCACATGACGGACAGCCGACCCAACATTCTGATTCTCTTTCACTTGCACCCTCTACTCTACCGTAGTGCAGTAGTACGACCGACTGAATCCTACTCACCTAATGAGCGAGTCGCTGTGTGATGTAGCCCCGGCTCGTGCAGATCAGCCCATCCATCACACCGGCTAGTGTGTGACGGCCACCGGCCGATGCTGCTCGTCCCACCTCTCATTGGCAGTCCCCCCCCGGTCGCTGGCGGGCACTGGCGCTTTGCCGCCGTCAAGTATTGGCCAGATGCACCTCGAGGAAACTCTGCGCCCATGCTGATTCGTGCCCCTCGTCTGCATCGGAGCCATGCCCAGCATGCATGCCCACGATGGGCTCTCCGGCTCTACCATATCTAAACGCCCGTCCACCCCGAAACACTTTTCTCCCCCTTCTCTGCCTTGCTGTCGATAGCTAAGAGCTTGGTGTTGACCTGAATGTCCTCGCCAGCCGGTCTGGCCACTTCGTTGTGTTGTACATCATTCGACGGTCACCTCGCCCTTCAGCTGAACGGTCATCATCTTTGAAGACGACACCACCGCCCGTCCATCGTCACCATGCCGTTCTACTTCCCCAAGAAGCACCGGTATCATAAGTTGACGCTGTATTTCATGCTCGCTGAGCTGCCGGTCACAGTCGTCATCTTGACCTTGACGGGGATTGCATCGCACAATCTGTACCGCTCATTACTATGGCAGGATGGCGCGGATAATGGTTTCAACAGCGCTCCCAACGAGGCGCTGTATGCTGCCGCCAACTATCGTCCATATACGGCTCCCATGGTGTGGTCATCATTGTGCGTCGTCCTCGATGAAATCTAACATAGATCCGTGCTAATCCAAGAGGCAGCCTCACCAATTACAACCTCGTTATAGGAGTCCTGAGCACATTCATGCTGATCGTCAAGTTCCCCGTCCATCTGATGCGTTTGTTCTATCCTCCTCTGGCGGCTTTCATCCATTGCTCCTTGATCATCCTCTATGTGGTCTCGGCACGGTTCCAAGCCGGCAGCGACATGTCCGACCCAAAACACCCCCAGCCAGGCCCGCCATGGTACATCACAAAGTCATGCAGCGTGGCCGCTCACAAGTCGGACATCGGCTACTGTGAACAAGCCAAATCACTCTTCGGCGTCACCTTTGTAATCATGTATGTTGTTGTTGCAAAAAGCACAATCTCCCCCTTCCTTTTCAAAAAGGAACCCCAGCTAACCCACCGTTCCCAGAACCCTCTACCTAGTCGAGCTAGGCTTCAACATCCACTCCTGCTTCGTAACCAAAGACGAACGCACGCGGATCGAcgagaagagagaggagaagaagattgaAAAGGAAtttgaagaagccatccTCAACTCCCCCGGCTTCGTTCCCATGAATCAACAAATGATCCCTCGCACACCGGGCATGGTCCCAGGGCAGCACTACCCCCCTACCCCAGGATACCCCTTCAGCCCAGGGTTCTCCTCCTGCAGCCCCGGAATCCCGCCCATGGCCGCCGGCGGAGCCATCTCGCCGTACACCCCGCGTACACTGGCTTTCAAccgcctcggcggcggcagcacaTCTTCCGATCTGCCGCTGCGACAACACGCACAGTCCTCACCGAACGGCCAACAGTCCTCGTCGGAGGCGGCGACTCCTCAAACCTCGCAGGAGTCGCAGATGTACTtcccaccgccgccgaagcaggCAGTTACCAGGAGATAAATGTGCTTGGTGTGCGAATGTTTACTTTTTTTTGTGTTGTTGTTCTCGCAAGTGATACCATCAGTGCCTCTTTCATACATAGCACTACTCTCCTTTTTTATACCTTTATATTCTGCACCGGGATGGAGGATGGTGTTCTATCCCTTTTAATTCTCTGTGACGCTTCTGcgtctgtctgtctggacTTGGATTGGGGTCTTCCAAACATGAAAAACGCACACAACACAACCCAACTGCTTATACTATCACCGTCATAATGGGCGTTTTTTAGGCCATTTGGATCTAAGTATCTCAATCTATACAAATTGAGCATCACATCTACGCTATTTTCTTCATGATCCTATAGTTAAGGGGAAATTGGTACTAGTTACTTCTCGGCCCCAGGTCCATCATATATATTTCATTCATTTCAATAGGGTACTATCTGTCCTTGTACCGAGCTTCATTCCAAACACGACAACTATAAACACAAGTCATTAAGTCATCAACCAGGCTGCGATGTATATAGCATGGAATCAATTGCAACCGCCACAAAAACAATATCTGCTCCATTCCTACGGAATCCCGTGAGGGTATCTTGCTGCAAAATTTCACGCCAACgtgagaagaagaaacataACCCATGGAATTAGGCTACTTCCTGAcgcttcttttccttcttggacCAGCGCACTAAAACATGAGACTGTTAGTTCTGAACACCCACATATCCTCACGAACGAGAATCACTTACAGCCGCAAGCATTGCACAAGGTCTTCGGTCCATTCGGACCCTTCCTCCATTCTGGCGAATCGGCAGTGCCACAATCACTGCAGACATGCTGGCCCTTCAGTCTCTTGCGTCGATCGCCTTCCTGCGCAGTGCGGGCTTGGTCGGCGGCCGTCGTAATGTCGATATCACAGTGAATCAGACGGCCGCGACGGACACCGGTACTGAGACCCTGCGATCTCTCGCCTTCTCCGTAGTGAAGACCCGTCATGACTTCGATGCCGTCGATATGCGCCAGACTCTCCAGATGGTGGAACGCATCCGACGAGAAATACTCGATTGGGTTGGTATCTGAATCATCCGAATTATTGATCAAGGTCTCGGTCGAGTCATGGTCGCTGGAGACTCCCGCctgtgccgccgccgagtcATTCTGAGCGTCGACCAGCGGTACTCGCTTAACATCGGGCTTCTGATATGCCACGCGGGCTGggatggcttcttcttcctcttcctcttttttcAGCTTGGCAATCTGCTGCACTAGCCGTGCATTCTCGATCTTATGTTCCAGGAAGGAATCAAGTAGCTGGGAGACCTTGGATGGATAGGGTCGGCACACGAGGAAAAACCCGGTGCAGCGGCTCGAACCATTCCCAGTACCACGGGACTGGTCGTGTTCGTTTGCAAGATGCGGATGCCCATAGGCCTCGAGGAGATTGTACGAACCGTTTGACTTCTGGAAGCGCAGATGGGTCCGGAAAGGTGTGTTGCTCGCCACGGCATCGTCCAGGTCCTGTTGGAAAATGGCCCTGTCGTCTTCGTGGAGGTACTGAGCAAGGACGCTGCCCTCGAGCTGTTTTGCCACGCGGCTGGTAATTTGTTTCGAGGACGGCGACGCATAGGTGATCCGTCCCTCGGCATTTAAAAGGAGCACCAGGTCTTTCATCTCGCCCAGGACCCGCTGCGTCCACCCTTGATCGCTTGGTGCGTTCTGGTACCCGCCGACCCGGGAGTCCTGCACCCCATACGGTCCGGTATATGAGCCCGCCACGATCTGCCGGTCCGTCGATGCGGGCATTGGCATGCCGTATGGCTGTTGGCTATgcatggccattgccgatAACTCAGCGTGGAGGTGATTTGTCAAATTGGTGTGTCTGGATAGTTCGGTGTCCCCTCGATGTCAGCGTCCGGGAGAGATCAAAGCGGGCAGCATCCGGGATCGACAGAAAACGAATACAGGCTGGCTTTGGCACTAGGGCGATGGCAAGCAAGACCCGACTCCGGAATCTAGAGTTGAGATAAGCAGTAGAATCAAATTGTCTAGATCAAAAGAAGTGCAactgggactggaaggaGAATCAGGCTGGACCTGGCGGCGATAATTGGTCACGTGATGTCGCGTCATGCGGAGAAGTTGATGGATCACAAAAGCAAAAGTACGCGTGCTTCATCCGGGACCGAAGACTGCCGTGCTGGTTATCATCCAACACAATGTGAGTGCGGTTTATCTCTGGGTCTAGACCATGATTGCTAACTGCTCGCAGGTGTAAGTGCAATCACCAGCGGCTCTAGGCGCAAGCAGTGCTGATAGACAGGTCGCCCGCGCAGCGAAGATCGACAAGCTCTCGATCTTGGGGTACGGAGGCTCTTTTTTTCGGTGCTTGACTCAAGCTTTGCTGATGATCACACTTTTGTAGAGTCCGCTCCTTCGACAACACGCGCAGCGAAACCATACAGTTCCATACACCCCTCACGTTGATTGTTGGATACAATGGTTCGGGGAAGACGGTGCGTAAGACATGGCGGGAGATTGTACACACCACGGAAATCTAACACGACCTAGACGATTATCGAGTGTCTCAAATATGCCACGACGGGCGACCTTCCCCCCAACAGCAAAGGTGGAGCCTTCATACATGACCCCAAGCTATGCGGCGAGAAAGAGGTGCTGGCACAAGTGAAGCTGTCGTTCAAGGGCACGTCTGGCGCGAAGATGGTGGCCACGCGCAGCCTACAGCTTACAGTCAAGAAGACCACCCGGCAACAAAAGACCCTGGAAGGACAGTTGCTGATGGTCAAGAATGGCGAGCGCAcggcgatctcgtcgcgAGTGGCGGAACTGGACCAGATCATGCCACAATACCTGGGCGTGTCCAAAGCGGTTCTCGACTCGGTCATCTTTTGTCATCAGGACGAGAGTCTGTGGCCGATGAGCGAGCCCTCGGTactgaagaagaagtttgACGAGATCTTTGAAGCGATGAAGTACACGAAAGCCATCGACAACATCAAAGCactgcgcaagaagcaaaaTGAGGAACTCGCCAAGTTCAAGATCATGGAGCAGCATGCCAAAGAGGACAAGGATAAAGCGGATCGCGCCGAGAAACGCTCGATCAAGCTGCAAGCGGAGATCGAGGCTTTGCGCGAGGAAACGCACCAAATGTCGCTGGAAATGCGACGCGTCGCAGAGCTCGCCGACAAAGCCTGGAAGGAATCCGAGAGCTATGCCCAGATCCTGGGAGCCCTGGAAGGGAAGCGCATCGAGGCCAAAAGCATTGAGACCACCATCGAAAACCTGAAGAAACACCTGGTTGAGCTGGACGACTCGGACGAATGGCTGGAATCGACTTTGGAACAGTTCGAGTCTCGGCAGATTCAATATCAGCAGCAGGAAGAGGCTCAAAAGGAGAATTACATGGggatcaaggagaagatcgaaCAGTCTCGGCATCGCTTGGGCTTAAAGCAGGCCGAAAATGGGAAGTACGAAAATGACAAGGCCAATTTTGAGCGCCAAATCTCAAGACGACAGGCTACGGTCAATGAGATGGCTCGCGACAACAATATCCGTGGCGTTGATGATAACATGGATCAGGCTGATATCGATGCGTTCATGCAGAAGATTCGACGTTTCCTAAGAGAGCAGAACCAGGCTCTGGACCGTGTGAAGCGAGAAGCCCAGAAAGAGCTACGTGAGGTTCAGGATATTCTCAACGAAATTGGACAAAAGAAGTCTGCGTTGCAAGAGAGCAAGAACTATGCGAAGCGACAAATCGCGTCTAACGACAAGGAGGCAGCGACATACCAAGCTAAACTGGACGAAATCGAAATCGACGAGGGCGTCCAAGCTGGCCTGGAGTCCAAGGTTGAGGATGTTTCTTCCAATCTCGAGCATGCAAAGGAACGAGCCAAATCTGCCTCCTGGGACCAAGATATCCAAGATACCAATGCAGAGATCCGTCGCCTGGAGGATGAGAGTTCGAGGTTGAATGCTGAATTGATCGAATCCACCAAGAAGGCCGGCGATCTCGCACGTCTGGACCACCTCAAAAAGGAGGCCAAAGACCGAGAACGCAGCTCGCAGACCATGAAAGGAGCCCACGGTGATCGACTTGCGAAAGTCGTCGGCGCGGACTGGCAACCGGACACTGTAGAACGAGACTTCCAGCGGGCACTCGATACCGAATCCAAACAGGTGGCCGATGCAGAGCGCGATCGTGATGGCGTGAGCAGAGAAATGGAACATGTCGAGTTCAAGCTCAAGACGGCCAAGAAAAACCTGAAGCAACGACAAAAGGATCTCGATGACTATGCCAAGGAGATTCGTGAGGCTGTTGACACGGAGCCCTCCGAGTTCCCTGACATGCTCAAGGAACGACAGGCGCAATTCGATCTTGCTCGCAAAGACGCCGACCAATACGCCGGAATGGGTGAGTATCTCAGCAAGTGTCTTGAAGCGGCAAAACGAACAAAGCTGTGCCGAACATGCCAGCGATCTTTCAAGAACGAGGCAGAGCTTCAAACCTTCCAGAAGAAACTGGAGAATCTTGTCAAGAAGGCCACGGAGGAAGCTGAAGATGATTCTCTGAAAGGCATTGAGCAAGATCTCGAAGCTGCCCGCGGTGCAAGCGCTGCCTATGATGCATGGGTTCGCTTGTCTGAGACAGATATCCCCGAATTGGAGCAGGAGGAACAGGAGTGCGAATCGCAACGTGATGAGCTCTTGGGAAGGTTGGAAGGGCATGACCGTACCGTCAGTGAAAAGTCTGACAGCAAGCGAGAAGTCGAAGCGCTCTCCAAAACGGTCAGCACCATTGCTCGGTACGATGTTGAAATCAAGTCGATCAACTCGCAGATCCAGGAGCTCTCTGGCAAACAGCAAAGTGCCTCCGCCCAGCGGACCTTGGAGGATATTCAGGAAGAGATTGCCGCAACTGGCGAGAAAATCCGAGCTTTGAAGAAGACTCTCACCAAATCCACCAATGACAAAGACCAAACCCGTACCGAGATCAATAGTCTCGAATTGCAGCTGAGAGATGTGAGGAGCAATCTCGACAATGCCAGATTCCAGctagagaagaagagcgacTTGCTTGTCAGACTGGCGGAGTACAAGGAGCTCAACACGCAGCAGCGAGAAGCAATCGAAAAGGCTGACCGAGATATTGAGAGTCTTACACCGGAGTTGCTTCAGGCGCAAGCTCGGTATGATGATATCAGCCAACGGA
Encoded here:
- a CDS encoding uncharacterized protein (ID:PFLUO_008874-T1.cds;~source:funannotate) — protein: MKPFFRLARLHPRSLSRAMMSSREDSIPHELRTAAEPRQNRRYPVHLSHVEQVNQSVRLLQLAINHNNDQQQQPLTFLPGQWLDVHIPSIAQAGGFTITSTPADAQALPSPDAPPDGETTPSSTEPQGRDPYVELAVQDSPANPSAAWLWRPKEEIIGKELNIRVGGSFVWPPAGADVETVKNVVFVAGGVGIK
- a CDS encoding uncharacterized protein (ID:PFLUO_008875-T1.cds;~source:funannotate); the protein is MPFYFPKKHRYHKLTLYFMLAELPVTVVILTLTGIASHNLYRSLLWQDGADNGFNSAPNEALYAAANYRPYTAPMVWSSFLTNYNLVIGVLSTFMLIVKFPVHLMRLFYPPLAAFIHCSLIILYVVSARFQAGSDMSDPKHPQPGPPWYITKSCSVAAHKSDIGYCEQAKSLFGVTFVIITLYLVELGFNIHSCFVTKDERTRIDEKREEKKIEKEFEEAILNSPGFVPMNQQMIPRTPGMVPGQHYPPTPGYPFSPGFSSCSPGIPPMAAGGAISPYTPRTLAFNRLGGGSTSSDLPLRQHAQSSPNGQQSSSEAATPQTSQESQMYFPPPPKQAVTRR
- a CDS encoding uncharacterized protein (ID:PFLUO_008876-T1.cds;~source:funannotate), producing the protein MAMHSQQPYGMPMPASTDRQIVAGSYTGPYGVQDSRVGGYQNAPSDQGWTQRVLGEMKDLVLLLNAEGRITYASPSSKQITSRVAKQLEGSVLAQYLHEDDRAIFQQDLDDAVASNTPFRTHLRFQKSNGSYNLLEAYGHPHLANEHDQSRGTGNGSSRCTGFFLVCRPYPSKVSQLLDSFLEHKIENARLVQQIAKLKKEEEEEEAIPARVAYQKPDVKRVPLVDAQNDSAAAQAGVSSDHDSTETLINNSDDSDTNPIEYFSSDAFHHLESLAHIDGIEVMTGLHYGEGERSQGLSTGVRRGRLIHCDIDITTAADQARTAQEGDRRKRLKGQHVCSDCGTADSPEWRKGPNGPKTLCNACGLRWSKKEKKRQEVA
- a CDS encoding uncharacterized protein (ID:PFLUO_008877-T1.cds;~source:funannotate), whose amino-acid sequence is MSRHAEKLMDHKSKSTRASSGTEDCRAGYHPTQLQSPAALGASSADRQVARAAKIDKLSILGVRSFDNTRSETIQFHTPLTLIVGYNGSGKTTIIECLKYATTGDLPPNSKGGAFIHDPKLCGEKEVLAQVKLSFKGTSGAKMVATRSLQLTVKKTTRQQKTLEGQLLMVKNGERTAISSRVAELDQIMPQYLGVSKAVLDSVIFCHQDESLWPMSEPSVLKKKFDEIFEAMKYTKAIDNIKALRKKQNEELAKFKIMEQHAKEDKDKADRAEKRSIKLQAEIEALREETHQMSLEMRRVAELADKAWKESESYAQILGALEGKRIEAKSIETTIENLKKHLVELDDSDEWLESTLEQFESRQIQYQQQEEAQKENYMGIKEKIEQSRHRLGLKQAENGKYENDKANFERQISRRQATVNEMARDNNIRGVDDNMDQADIDAFMQKIRRFLREQNQALDRVKREAQKELREVQDILNEIGQKKSALQESKNYAKRQIASNDKEAATYQAKLDEIEIDEGVQAGLESKVEDVSSNLEHAKERAKSASWDQDIQDTNAEIRRLEDESSRLNAELIESTKKAGDLARLDHLKKEAKDRERSSQTMKGAHGDRLAKVVGADWQPDTVERDFQRALDTESKQVADAERDRDGVSREMEHVEFKLKTAKKNLKQRQKDLDDYAKEIREAVDTEPSEFPDMLKERQAQFDLARKDADQYAGMGEYLSKCLEAAKRTKLCRTCQRSFKNEAELQTFQKKLENLVKKATEEAEDDSLKGIEQDLEAARGASAAYDAWVRLSETDIPELEQEEQECESQRDELLGRLEGHDRTVSEKSDSKREVEALSKTVSTIARYDVEIKSINSQIQELSGKQQSASAQRTLEDIQEEIAATGEKIRALKKTLTKSTNDKDQTRTEINSLELQLRDVRSNLDNARFQLEKKSDLLVRLAEYKELNTQQREAIEKADRDIESLTPELLQAQARYDDISQRTETRERELQQEIGRLSESIHQLDLANEDINSYNERGGPSQLERSKRELQGIEDEINKLEAEQAEITREINKISVQLKDSENTKRQYSDNLTYRQASRSLGKVIEEIEELESQNAEVDRSRFKQESERRTREHNALAAKQASKMGEMKSKDDQLMQLLADWNTDYKDAASKFKEANIKVETTKAAVDDLARYGGALDKAIMRYHGLKMEEINAIIGELWQKTYRGTDVDTILIRSDNENAKGNRSYNYRVCMVKQGAEMDMRGRCSAGQKVLASIIIRLALAECFGVNCGLIALDEPTTNLDRDNIRSLAESLHDIIRTRQQQANFQLIVITHDEEFLRHMQCGDFTDYYYRVSRNERQKSIIERQSIAEVM